In Erigeron canadensis isolate Cc75 chromosome 7, C_canadensis_v1, whole genome shotgun sequence, one DNA window encodes the following:
- the LOC122606821 gene encoding photosystem I reaction center subunit N, chloroplastic — protein sequence MATMNSGVLACNYAVSGGIGSLMESNLKPSSSSATVGNYKLPIIKAAKPSVRSEGESHGRRAALLSLGAALFATATSSANAGVIDEYLEKSKANKELNDQKRLATSGANFARAYTVQFGTCTFPYNFTGCQDLAKQKKVPFISDDIELECKGKDKFKCGSNVFWKW from the exons ATGGCTACAATGAACTCAGGTGTATTGGCATGCAACTATGCAGTGTCGGGTGGTATTGGTTCCTTAATGGAATCCAACTtaaaaccatcatcatcatctgcgACCGTCGGTAATTACAAGTTACCGATCATCAAGGCTGCCAAACCGAGCGTCAGATCCGAAGGCGAGTCACACGGCAGAAGAGCTGCTCTACTTTCCCTTGGGGCGGCACTCTTTGCCACAGCCACCTCATCGGCTAATGCTGGTGTCATTGATGAATATCTTGAAAAGTCCAAAGCTAACAAG GAATTGAATGACCAAAAGAGGTTGGCTACAAGTGGAGCAAACTTTGCAAGAGCATACACGGTTCAGTTTGGAACATGCACCTTCCCTTACAACTTCACTGGCTGCCAAGATCTTGCTAAGCAAAAG AAAGTGCCGTTCATATCGGATGATATAGAGTTGGAGTGCAAAGGGAAGGACAAGTTCAAGTGTGGTTCAAATGTGTTCTGGAAATGGTGA